A genomic region of Oryza glaberrima chromosome 1, OglaRS2, whole genome shotgun sequence contains the following coding sequences:
- the LOC127773037 gene encoding protein DETOXIFICATION 12-like has protein sequence MAAAAREEQPLLLRREEGEEEGEEVGWRRRWGSEAGKLAYLALPMVAVSLTNYAVQVSSNMMVGHLPGVLPLSSAAIATSLASVTGFSLLIGMASALETLCGQAYGAKQYHTLGVHTYRAILTLLVVCIPLSLLWVFMGKILVLIGQDPLISHGAGRYIVWLIPGLFANALIQPITKFLQSQSLIMPMLVASVATLVFHIPLCWLMVFKTGLGYTGAALSISISYWLNVAMLVAYILLSSSCKETRTPPTIEAFKGLDGFLRLALPSALMICLEWWSFELLILMSGLLPNPELQTSVLSICLTSITLLFTIPYGLGAGGSTRVANELGAGNPEGARSAVYVVLSVAVTEALIVCGTLLASRRLLGRAYSSEEEVISFVAMMVPLVCITVVTDGLQGVMSGIARGCGWQHLGAYVNLGSFYLLGIPMAILLGFVLHMGAKGLWMGIVCGSISQITLLSAITFFTNWQKMAENARERVFSEKPTEYHLVE, from the exons aTGGCCGCGGCCGCGAGGGAGGagcagccgctgctgctgcggcgggaggagggggaggaggagggtgaggaggttgggtggaggaggaggtgggggagcGAGGCCGGGAAGCTGGCGTACCTGGCGCTGCCGATGGTGGCGGTGAGCCTGACGAACTACGCGGTGCAGGTGTCCTCCAACATGATGGTCGGCCACCTCCCCGGCGTCCTCccgctctcctccgccgccatcgccacctccctcgcctccgtcACCGGCTTCAGCCTCCTC ATTGGAATGGCAAGTGCACTGGAAACTCTCTGTGGCCAAGCTTATGGGGCAAAACAATACCATACTCTGGGAGTGCACACCTACAGAGCCATACTCACTCTTCTGGTGGTGTGCATTCCTCTATCACTTCTATGGGTTTTCATGGGCAAAATCCTGGTACTCATTGGTCAAGATCCTTTGATCTCGCATGGAGCTGGGAGATACATCGTCTGGCTGATTCCAGGGCTTTTCGCAAACGCGTTGATTCAGCCTATCACGAAGTTCCTTCAGTCCCAGAGCTTGATAATGCCCATGCTCGTTGCATCCGTTGCAACCCTGGTGTTCCACATCCCTCTGTGCTGGTTGATGGTGTTTAAGACCGGCTTGGGGTATACTGGAGCTGCGTTGTCGATAAGCATATCATACTGGTTGAATGTGGCCATGCTTGTGGCTTATATCTTGCTGTCAAGCTCTTGCAAGGAAACACGCACACCTCCAACAATCGAGGCCTTCAAGGGATTGGATGGGTTCTTACGTCTAGCATTGCCATCTGCACTTATGATTTG TCTTGAGTGGTGGTCATTTGAGCTACTTATTCTTATGTCAGGACTTTTACCCAACCCCGAGCTACAAACCTCAGTGCTTTCAATTTG TCTCACAAGTATAACTTTACTTTTTACCATTCCTTATGGGCTTGGAGCTGGTGGAAG CACACGAGTAGCAAACGAACTGGGTGCTGGGAACCCTGAAGGAGCTCGTTCAGCTGTCTATGTTGTGCTGTCAGTTGCGGTGACAGAGGCACTTATAGTATGTGGAACTCTGTTAGCATCACGGCGCCTCCTGGGTCGTGCATACAGCAGTGAGGAGGAGGTCATCTCTTTCGTCGCGATGATGGTTCCATTGGTTTGCATCACTGTGGTTACTGATGGTCTACAAGGAGTTATGTCAG GTATTGCTCGAGGTTGTGGATGGCAACATTTGGGCGCGTACGTCAACCTCGGCTCATTCTATTTGCTCGGAATTCCAATGGCGATCCTTCTTGGCTTTGTGCTACATATGGGAGCAAAAGGACTTTGGATGGGCATTGTCTGTGGTTCAATATCACAGATCACCCTTCTATCTGCTATCACATTTTTCACCAACTGGCAAAAGATG GCTGAAAATGCTAGGGAGAGAGTGTTCAGTGAGAAGCCAACGGAGTATCATTTAGTGGAGTAG
- the LOC127760413 gene encoding uncharacterized protein LOC127760413 isoform X1 — MSVIDILTRVDAICQKYGRYDAEKLHGSGVAGEDPFARLYASVDADLNECLEKAEAAKQEKNRATVVALNAEIRGTKAKLLEEDLPKLQRLALKKVKGLSKEELAIRGDLVTALPDRIQSIPDGSATSSKKTGLWGSSGSRAGTGIKFDSTYDLEWKLIYVGSAEDENYDQLLESVLVGPVNVGTYRFVLQADPPDPSKIRKEDIIGVIVLLLTCSYMGQEFIRVGYYVNNDNDDEQLREEPPAKLLIDRVQRNILADKPSVTKFPINFHPETSAGAGQEQQQQQQSGSPENHPNQELILRGYLSSVVQ; from the exons ATGAGCGTGATCGACATCCTGACGCGGGTGGACGCCATCTGCCAGAAGTACGGCAGGTACGACGCCGAGAAGCTCCACGGctccggcgtcgccggcgaggacccCTTCGCGCGCCTCTACGCCTCGGTCGACGCTGACCTCAACGAATGCCTCGAG AAAGCGGAGGCGGCGAAGCAGGAGAAGAACCGCGCCACGGTGGTCGCGCTGAACGCGGAGATCCGCGGAACGAAGGCCAAGCTCCTCGAGGAGGATCTGCCCAAGCTGCAGCGGCTCGCCCTGAAGAAG GTTAAAGGGCTTTCAAAAGAAGAACTTGCAATCCGTGGTGATCTGGTTACTGCCTTACCTGATAGGATTCAGTCAATACCAGATGGAAGTGCTACATCATCAAAGAAAACTGGATTATGGGGATCTTCTGGATCTCGTGCAGGAACAGGGATTAAGTTTGACTCAACATATG ATCTGGAGTGGAAGCTTATATATGTTGGATCGGCTGAGGATGAAAATTATGATCAGCTGCTTGAGAGTGTGCTTGTTGGCCCTGTGAATGTTGGGACATACCGTTTTGTTCTCCAG GCTGATCCTCCTGACCCGTCAAAGATCCGTAAGGAAGACATAATTGGTGTTATTGTGCTGCTATTAACTTGTTCCTACATGGGTCAAGAGTTCATCAGAGTAGGTTACTATGTGAACAATGACAACGATGATGAGCAGCTTCGGGAGGAGCCTCCTGCGAAGCTGCTGATTGACCGGGTGCAGAGGAACATATTGGCAGACAAGCCCAGCGTCACCAAGTTCCCCATCAATTTCCATCCTGAAACCAGTGCAGGCGCAGgacaagagcagcagcagcaacagcaatcTGGTTCACCTGAAAATCACCCAAACCAAG AGCTGATACTTCGAGGATATCTATCTTCTGTTGTACAGTGA
- the LOC127760413 gene encoding uncharacterized protein LOC127760413 isoform X2, with protein MSVIDILTRVDAICQKYGRYDAEKLHGSGVAGEDPFARLYASVDADLNECLEKAEAAKQEKNRATVVALNAEIRGTKAKLLEEDLPKLQRLALKKVKGLSKEELAIRGDLVTALPDRIQSIPDGSATSSKKTGLWGSSGSRAGTGIKFDSTYDLEWKLIYVGSAEDENYDQLLESVLVGPVNVGTYRFVLQADPPDPSKIRKEDIIGVIVLLLTCSYMGQEFIRVGYYVNNDNDDEQLREEPPAKLLIDRVQRNILADKPSVTKFPINFHPETSAGAGQEQQQQQQSGSPENHPNQACLQS; from the exons ATGAGCGTGATCGACATCCTGACGCGGGTGGACGCCATCTGCCAGAAGTACGGCAGGTACGACGCCGAGAAGCTCCACGGctccggcgtcgccggcgaggacccCTTCGCGCGCCTCTACGCCTCGGTCGACGCTGACCTCAACGAATGCCTCGAG AAAGCGGAGGCGGCGAAGCAGGAGAAGAACCGCGCCACGGTGGTCGCGCTGAACGCGGAGATCCGCGGAACGAAGGCCAAGCTCCTCGAGGAGGATCTGCCCAAGCTGCAGCGGCTCGCCCTGAAGAAG GTTAAAGGGCTTTCAAAAGAAGAACTTGCAATCCGTGGTGATCTGGTTACTGCCTTACCTGATAGGATTCAGTCAATACCAGATGGAAGTGCTACATCATCAAAGAAAACTGGATTATGGGGATCTTCTGGATCTCGTGCAGGAACAGGGATTAAGTTTGACTCAACATATG ATCTGGAGTGGAAGCTTATATATGTTGGATCGGCTGAGGATGAAAATTATGATCAGCTGCTTGAGAGTGTGCTTGTTGGCCCTGTGAATGTTGGGACATACCGTTTTGTTCTCCAG GCTGATCCTCCTGACCCGTCAAAGATCCGTAAGGAAGACATAATTGGTGTTATTGTGCTGCTATTAACTTGTTCCTACATGGGTCAAGAGTTCATCAGAGTAGGTTACTATGTGAACAATGACAACGATGATGAGCAGCTTCGGGAGGAGCCTCCTGCGAAGCTGCTGATTGACCGGGTGCAGAGGAACATATTGGCAGACAAGCCCAGCGTCACCAAGTTCCCCATCAATTTCCATCCTGAAACCAGTGCAGGCGCAGgacaagagcagcagcagcaacagcaatcTGGTTCACCTGAAAATCACCCAAACCAAG CATGTTTGCAGAGCTGA
- the LOC127765461 gene encoding transcription factor MYB4-like, with protein sequence MGRAPCCDKASVKRGPWSPEEDELLRSYVRSHGTGGNWIALPQKAGLNRCGKSCRLRWLNYLRPDIKHGGYTDQEDRIICSLYNSIGSRWSIIASKLPGRTDNDVKNYWNTKLKKKAMAMHHHHQPPPPQQQHYHHHHHHRVAGGGARVTLVSPPPAPQSQCASMQPSPASASSSGGDACSFGAAAMYSPSPSTQQAPQAATLAVAGYTSVATAAAAAAVAAQRSPLDELICQVPPPPTTTAADCWASGVTLDDVFLPELVGAGEFPNGDLFGGFGPLLQDRSSMELSACYFPNAAAAEMWPAATDIVKPAGLCHSLT encoded by the exons ATGGGGAGGGCGCCGTGCTGCGACAAGGCAAGCGTGAAGAGGGGGCCGtggtcgccggaggaggacgagcTGCTGCGGAGCTACGTCCGCAGCCACGGCACCGGTGGCAACTGGATCGCGCTCCCGCAGAAAGCAG GGCTGAACCGGTGCGGGAAGAGCTGCAGGCTGCGGTGGCTCAACTACCTCCGCCCGGACATCAAGCACGGCGGCTACACCGACCAGGAGGACCGGATCATCTGTTCCCTCTACAACTCCATCGGAAGCAG GTGGTCCATCATCGCGTCGAAGCTGCCCGGCCGGACGGACAACGACGTCAAGAATTACTGGAATACCAAGCTCAAGAAGAAGGCCATGGccatgcatcatcatcatcagccgccgccgccgcagcagcaacactaccaccaccaccaccaccaccgtgtcgccggcggtggcgcgcgcgtcACGCTCGTGTCGCCTCCGCCCGCCCCGCAGAGCCAATGCGCGTCCAtgcagccgtcgccggcgtccgcctcctcgtccggcggcgacgcgtgcagcttcggcgccgccgccatgtacTCCCCCTCCCCGTCGACCCAGCAGGCGCCACAGGCGGCGACGCTCGCGGTCGCGGGGTACACCTCcgtggcgacggcagcggcggcggcggcggtggcggcgcagcgctCGCCGCTCGACGAGCTGATCTGCCAGGTGCCACCACCTCCCACTACTACCGCCGCCGACTGCTGGGCCAGCGGCGTGACCCTCGACGACGTGTTCTTGCCCGAGCTCGTCGGAGCCGGCGAGTTCCCCAACGGCGACCTCTTCGGCGGGTTCGGCCCGCTGCTCCAGGACAGGTCGTCCATGGAGCTCTCCGCGTGCTACTTCCccaacgccgcggcggcggagatgtgGCCGGCGGCCACGGACATCGTCAAGCCGGCCGGGCTGTGCCACAGCCTGACATGA